A segment of the Corythoichthys intestinalis isolate RoL2023-P3 chromosome 16, ASM3026506v1, whole genome shotgun sequence genome:
GTTTATAAATAGTAAAGGTTAATTAGGTAGCTGGGAAACAGGATCGGGGCGGCCAGTTAGAATTCGATCCGTCGACAGGTAACTCAAGCAAAGCCCATTGTCAGTATAAAAGCCACCTTGACGGACACTGTTCACCACTCAAGCCTTACCTCATCTCTCTGCTGCATCAACAACCGGCGAGCAAGCCGTCCAACTTGGTAAGCTGGAAATtgctttttttccaatgtaactctttgacggtgatagacgtccaatccatttgtactGGGAAAGGTTGGCAGCGATCAAATTATCCCCAGTCCAaaaagattggacgtctattgcctttAATGTGTGTTTTACTGTAAATGTTAATCTCCTTGAACTACTAACTACCACAGCACATACTGCACAAACATTTGGGCTGGCAGTGAACAAATTAATCAAAAAAGGAGAAGTGTGTAAAttttctgtttgatttttatgtgttatttatttatttttttatttaaaagaagAGATAAAAACTGGAAATATTTTCTGATTTGTCTACTGTCGCTAATGGGTGTTTTTACTACTAATGTTAATCTCCTTGAACTACTAACTACAACAACACATACTCTAATACTGCACATATATTTGGGCTGGCAGGAAATTAGTTAATCAAAAAACGAGAGGGGTGTAAATTTTCTCTTtaattttcatgttcttttttttttttttttttttttaaagaagaaaATATTTTCTGATTTGTCTATTGCCATAATTGGGGGTTCTTAATATTAATTTTACTAACTACCATAACACTTACTAAGtgaatactgtacatatatctgggttggtagtgaatgagttaatcaaaaaacaaagaaaaaaattaaaatgttcggtttttatttttaaattgtttaaacattttaagacaacaaaacaaaacaagcaataaatatTCTCTCACTTTTTATGTTCATTTTTATATGTTAAAGAAGCcacaaagggggaaaaataaaaatattctcagatttAGATGTCCATTGCCGTTACGAggcgctttttttgtttttgtttttttaagatcaATTTTATTAACCACGACTTCCAAATACACTAAATACTCTCCCAAAAAACACTAAAAGTGAATAAGTCATACTGTATATCCTTTAGTTGTCTATCAGGCAAATTCCCTAACTCCCTTTTTGCCCCCGTGGCGAAATATGACTGAATAATGATTGAACGTTTGCTTGCAGGTAAAGAACATGTCGCTGTCATCTATCCTTTGTGCTGATGCCGTCGCTTGCGCCATCAAGGACTGCCAAGGTATCATCTTGCAGATCATCATCGCTGTCTTTTGTCAGCGTTTGTGTCTTTTGCCACAAGTTGGCGTTTTACGTTTTCAATGCCAGCCATTTTCAGAAAAGTGCCCGCTGATTTAGAGGATTTCAAATTCTATACACTATTTGTTTATGAATATGAAAACACAAAGACTACCAAATGAAAGATTGCCATCTTATTTcattagaaaacaaaaaaaaagtttatttcatACTGTTTTTCAGGAATTTGCAGTGGAACATACTGTAGGTTGCTTTCCACTACATTCACATTTTGgacaggaaaacaaaaattaaagatTATTTTTCTCTTTAATGATTACAGTTGACTTTTCACATTatcggcactgaaagagttaaactTCAAATCAACAtagaatgttttgtttttatatgtctcATATTTGCATGATATTTCAATCGTTTCCAACTACTCCCAACTCAAATGACATCAATGGACatctatcaatggcagccaatgtgttaaatGATGACAAACTGTTTTAAAAGAGATCTTAATGTATGTTTTGACTCCTACAATGACATAAAGTACTTTccacatggtttgttttgaccgGCTGAAGCGCTCCGAGTGTATATCCTCAAGGGAAAGACAAATATTGTAGAAGCCACACAATGTCACTTGACAggaacaaacatgtttttttttttaaatttgtgaaTGTTACTTATTGTGGCTTCAGTCCGACcacgaatgcaaaaaaaaaaaaatatatatttttttttaaattggaaagaaaaaaaaaaaacagtaatcgaTAGATAATTGACTAGTGTGAAAAATAAATCctgaacaaagaaaagaaaaataaataaataaatgaaggtttTCTAGTTTCTCAATCCAGTTAAACGTAGCCACTACAAGGTATAGTTGTTTGGTTTAttcataattgtttttttgttttttttagggaaTTTTTGGGGGATGGTGAATGTTAATGGAATGGACGTTTGTTATCTTCACTGGCTGTGAACGAGTTAAACTGACTTCAACAttgggcggaaaacacagacgagactgaaaaagcagtttctgctcttgcacccctctttaaaataaactgccgtattttaagccaaaagaactattgtgtttgatagaacaatatttctatatgctgccatagcaattcatggcgcaataagcccccgaactattgttaatttgtccgttttaccctggaaaccccttcttacagatgtcgcgtaaccgcttttgtttcaacctagccataaaaagaaggtaagtaatcgtatttagtattcgaaatgtctgtcattttgagcttagaatcattaattgatgtctaatatttagttaaaaaaaaaaaaagactttaaaaaactaTTCATTCGCATAtcttaaacttttgaacaaaatacatcacaatgaaaaaattggcgtctgtaaaaaagtcacggatatctacctcataactatcgcttaactttattttattcgcattttctccaatactttagatgataaataatcgatccaaacaaagacaaattgaaaaataaaacgtttaaaagggtaaatggaAAATCAAAATCTCGaagactccttgatgtctgcaatttctgcgtcgcgacccttgttgtattaccatgtttcacccataaaatcacccaaaaatccagctttggccattcacataATTCggtaatacatgctacattgaatttttggatcgaaaagaggtaagtacgtgataatatctcattaaaatcatggtgtctttaattatgctctcccgtgctctcacctccagctagggttttgctgtttaattattattattattattttattttatttttttttaattgccctcctgttcaaaaattttcttcccccagaaaattgagattttaagctttccaatgatgtatcacacgtgcatattggacaattctgaaatttggccaaattgggggtctctgagCGGAACTTCGAttcacctgaatgttttccgccatagttCTTTGGcaccaaaaacaaacaaagcatTTTTTGCCTAAATATTTTGGgtagaattttatttatttttgttacctttttttgtgagagatcatttttcagtgccattgaaggcTATAATCATCCAgtctattttgactggaagtCAGTTTGTCTATCTAAGaagaagaaataagattttccCTGAATACAGGTTGTTTTATTCTTTTAATGAACATgagatgacgacacacaattcaagaaagaaaataaagcaataatgccctaagaaaaatacatttattaaaaaaaacgaaTATTTAAAAGTTGTCTTGCCAGGACAAATGTCCCCGAGAACCCCACCCAGGTGCCTTCGAGAAGATCTGCCCTGAACTCTCAACGCATACACTATGTTATTTCCATTACGAATAAGCAGGCCCCCATGTTAACCCATGGAGTGGCTCACAAGAAATGGAATTTTACTAGACAGCTGTGTTatctgttaactcatttgcacccaaaaatgtataaatacgttctatttttaattgcctcAGTGTcctaaaaacgtatttatacgtcttttgcgttttttttttttttttttttaaataaaaggcatctataggttccgatgtgtctaagatacaatgcacaaagctcaaaacccattttaaagcaataaaactggccactggaggtcagtagtgcatttggtaagaactcatctggggccaagaaaggaagtgaagaaaaataatcaggaaacggaagttgtagggatcttgtgaagacgtgtGAAAATTTGAGCAAATATGGAGCGCGatcggaaaaaaaggcaaacgactctggaggagtgttttgaaatgaaaacgaaaccatcgtcaaagaaggattttaaaaaatctatcttgatgagacagacagtgACGTCCACAACACCGTCAGGTTCCACATGCGTTCTGCGGAACTCACGTTGCGTCACTCCTTAGCCCAagattgaaaccaacgatgaagatgatgaaaaaagtgagaccgatcttgatctggactcatcagattactgagccttccccgttgtcaTGTGcgaaaatagttcaacagttcaatagaccccactcaccaacgtcacacaatgacgcgtCGCTGTAtccagccgccatattgtccgtcattgtttatccgtattctcaatgggttcaatttgtcgtgcaattcatggaagccccagtgctttcagacgctgtaaactcattggatgcgttgcataaaaggcgttatgtggaaaagcttcagtctatccattcaccagatccatatttgatgcctaaatcgatattttccgacccgctgtcttcaccctctctgcctgacatctgctaccctgatatctacaactatcttgtccacagaaactcagcctattctcacgaaactttggaaaaactttaagagcagcactctgaacaacattaccccgtgtgaccctttacttccaatttctataatggcgacaatcaataaaaaaatgaagttgactgcgatggccgacgcttcaaggataggtggatattgactATTTCTCCAATAaagtacgcaacaactgtgtctgcctcatttgcaaagagacagtcgctgttttcaaagagttcaatgtgatgcgatattaccaaacaagacacgctgacatgtacaacattacagggaagatacgcagcgagaaattatagcaacttgaagctagtttaatttcagcagcagtatttcgcaagagcccgagtgtcgaaagagaacaccacaaaggcgagattgttgaaattatgaatgaaaaataataataaataagcaaatgtgacacacagaagggcttgctaaaatttgttgaaatatattgttctacgtaaatcagccaaggtagccccccacatttttaccacaccaaatctggccccctttgcaaaaagtttggacacccctgtttaactgatgttccggagacgaggccagcttctttcacttggtaccagctaaatattattcaaaaaataatgatggtggaagaaataaacaccttgaatttgaaactgtatgttgtcggcgattagcctcgcaatgattttaattgtggttgtcagccccaaaccctctaaatatatattaaatgcatcttaccagatataaaatgactactacataatctgcggtgatcgtttggtgcccagttttctcgtcgaatcagttgctgcttgttttagtagaaacctcattggataAACGGTCTGTAGTCCATCAGTAGGATCAAAAACCAAGACACATAtcagcccttgaggaccggtttgtacacccctgctctacactATCTATTTCTATCTATGGCTGAAAACACTCAcgtgacttgaagttcagctctgagacccccaatttggccaaaattcaaaattgtccgatatgcatgtgtgatacatcattggaaagcttaaaatctcaattttctgggggaagaaatttttttaacaggagggcatttaaaaaaaaaaaaaattaaatagcaAAACCCCAACTGGagggagagcacgcgagagcagatttaaagacgccacgattttaacgagatattatcgcgtacctaccttgtttcgatccaaaaactccatgtagcatgtatcactgagtgtcaagacacagctgtgaatggccacagccggattttttattttattttatggatgaaacatggtgatatgacaggggtcgcaatgcagaaatcgcagacaacaagtagtggatgagattttctttttcatatagttacccttttaaacattatttttcagattttctttgtttggatcgattatttatcatctaacatatcggggaaaatgcgacagtaacaaaaaaaaatacaattaagtagggttgttccgatcatgtttttttgctcccgatccgatcccgatcgttttagcttgagtatctgccgatcccgatatttcccgatccgattgctttttttttttggctcccgattcaattccaatcattcccgataatttttcccgatcatatacattttggcaatgcattaagaaaaaaatgaataaaactcggacgaatatatacattcaacatacagtagataagtactgtatttgtttattatgacaataaatcctcaacatggcatttacattattaacattctttctgtgagagggatccatgacttgtaattcttaaaggataaatgtgactttgtatattgtgaccaaatattgccatctagtgtatttgttgagctttcagtaaatgatactgtagccatttaactgttctgcccaaatgcatgatgggaagtgcaaccatgactgtgcgtagtggtaccaattgatatatcttatctgcgttgggaaataacatagggtgttaagaaaaagatcagttactacctttcttccccacattgctttccacgatatttctaatcgtagggagagggattgtaaggctttagccaattaaaaaaaggctccaaagtctgccaaaattcattctactgcttttacgctgcctttaagcTTTATATATcgataaaatggcgccattacagattgaacgcgacaatgcgtgagtgggtcgtgcagctcatgcgttaattgcattaagtattttaacgtgatacatttttttaaaaaataattaccgccgttaacgggataaatttgataaccctaccttaagcctaaactaaagactctggatgagtgtaacatattatgtctgtaaggctttagccaattaaaaaaaggctccaaaggctgccaaaattcattctactgattttacgctgcctttaagcTCTATATATcgataaaatggcgccattacagattgaacgcgacaatgcgtgagtgggtcgtgcagctcaTGCGTTAAGTGCGTtaagtattttaacgtgatacattttttgaaaaattaattaccgccgttaacgggatacatttgataaccctaccttaaggctaaactaaagactctggatgagtgtaacatattatgtctgtaacgttaaatacaattagaaacgatttaattaaaaaatatatatatattaaaaaaaggcattccgatatttttttgcctattccgatattttgaaaatgacgccGATCGGGACTTCTCTAcaactaagcgatagttatgaggtagatatccgtgacttttttttactgacgccaaatttttcattgtgacatcatttgtttaaaagttttaagatatgcgagtgaataattttttaaactcgttttcttttttttaaactaaatattagacatcaattaatgattctaagctcaaaatgacatacattttgaataagaaatataattacttaccttctttttatggctaagttgaaacaaaagcggttgcacgacatctgtaaaagggggttttcagggtaaaacggacaaattaaaaatagttcaggggcttcatgcgcaatgaatctgtaatggcagcatatagacatattgttctatcaaacacaacagttgttttggcttaaaatactgcagtttcttataaagaggagtgcaagagatgAAACTGCttattcagtcttgtctgtgttttccgccctatatcAATGAAGGCAATGTCTATTGTCGCCAAGGGCAATTAAAGAGTTGAACTCACTTCAAGAATGTCCTTTCAAAATCTTGTGTGAATGAAcatgtttcattgccattgatggtgtTAGGCATCTAGAGAAAACTCAAGTCAAAAacaatttgtttgtttatttttgtccaaaatagtCCTAACCTGCTAAcacagtttgttttttgttcaaaGCTCCAGACTCCTTCTGCCCCAAGAAGTTTTTCCAGGTGTGTGGTCTTGCTAAGAAGAGCCCCCAGGATGTGAAGAAAGTTTTCGGCATCCTCGACAACGACGGAAGCGGCTATATCGAGGAGGAGGAGCTCAAGTGAGTGTGGCGTAATGGGATGCCAAGTAGATAGAATGGAGAGCAACGTCAAAGACTTCCAGATTGAATTTGCACCTTATTCTGACATGTGGATGTGTTCGCTGCCAGGTTTTTTCTGCAGAGGTTTTGTCCCACCGCTCGGGCCCTGTCCGACAAGGAGACCAAGGAATTCCTGAACGCCGCTGATGACGACAGCGACGGCCGCATCGGAGTCGACGGTGCGATAATCATGACCATTTTCACTGATATGTAGCAGTGCAGTCAAATTTCAAGGTTTCCAGAGTTAAAGCTTCTACTGACAGTTTTCCACGTTTAAAACTTTAAGAGTTTGACTGAATTAAAGTCTTATTCTAACAGAGTTTACAGCATTAAAGCTTTaactttaccatttaccattttaataGTTAAAGCTAAGTTAAATAAGAGCTTTGTTCTTGGAATCTTAAACTAAAAGATttcaagcaacactaggtaacttttcaactttcgtaaaatattttcataacattagtgattagggttgttccgatcatgtttttttgctcccgatccaatcccgatcgttttagtttgagtatctgccgaaccCGATATTTCcctatccgattgcttttttttgctcccgatttaattccaatcattcccgataatttctcccgatcatatacattttggcaatgcattaagaaaaaaatgaatacaactcggatgaatatatacattcaacatacagtacataagtactgtatttgtttattctgacaataaatcctcaagatggcatttacattattaacattctttctgtgagagggatccacagatagaaagacttgtgactttgtatattgtgactaaatattgccatctagtgtatttgttgagctttcagtaaatgatactgtagtcatgcccaaatgcctGATGGGAAgtagaaccatgactgtgcgtagtgctaccaattgatatatcttctctgcgttggcaaataaaataaggtgttaagataaagatcaattgctaccttgcttccccacattgcttcccattatatttctaatcgtagggagagggattgtaaggctttagccaattaaaaaaaaggctccaaaggctgccaaaatttactctactcat
Coding sequences within it:
- the pvalb8 gene encoding parvalbumin 8 encodes the protein MSLSSILCADAVACAIKDCQAPDSFCPKKFFQVCGLAKKSPQDVKKVFGILDNDGSGYIEEEELKFFLQRFCPTARALSDKETKEFLNAADDDSDGRIGVDEFQAMVLS